One window from the genome of Lentibacillus daqui encodes:
- a CDS encoding lmo0937 family membrane protein, with amino-acid sequence MLWTIFIILIVLWLLGLIFKVAGGLVHILLIIAIIVLIIRLVTGGKKQN; translated from the coding sequence ATGCTTTGGACAATCTTTATCATCCTGATCGTGCTGTGGTTACTCGGATTAATCTTTAAAGTTGCCGGTGGTCTTGTCCATATTTTACTCATTATTGCCATTATTGTATTGATCATACGACTGGTGACGGGCGGAAAAAAGCAAAACTAA